The genomic region ATTGCTTGCTGTGTACTGATGCCttgtttcataaaaaatatgTTGATGCCCTtcttaacatgcttatttttggTATGCTGACGCAGTTTTCAGTCAACAAGACGACAGTGGAGAATAGCCTTTGCCTTGGACACAGGTGGGGTTCCTGATGAGGGTGGGCAAGGGGGCATCAATGGCAACAACTCTAATCTCAATGCCACCCGGTTGGGTCGGATAGTGACTGCAGGTGGGAGACAGCTACTGGAGAAGCTGAATTTAGCCAGGAGAAATTTTCCAATGaaaatatttcttcttcttttgggttTCTACACGGCAAATGCGTTGGCTACAATCCTTGGGCAGACCGGGGATTGGGATGTTTTGGTTGCGGGTATAGTGGTTGCTGCCATTGAAGGTATTGGCATGCTAATGTATAGAAAGCCCCCCTCTCAATCGAGTGGGAGGCTCAAGTCGTTTGTCATGATGGTGAATTACTGGAAGGCAGGTGTTTGCCTAGGCCTCTTTGTGGATGCTTTTAAATTGGGTAGTTAAAGGTGCTTCTACAGTTGTACCCACCTCAAGTTTGGAAGATGGAGATTTACTACTAAACttacttgtgtttttaagttttaacgccGTTTATCCGTCGGTAGGTTGTTCAGTCTAGATCCACCTTTATTGTAAGATGACCAATCTCAACTAAATTTGTGCGAATAAAAGTGCCCTGTACATGCAGCTCTCAGTTTAACGTACAAAGCTACTGTCTTACTAAATGAATCCTGCATAAACAAATTTCTTGAATTATGCCTCCGGGGGTTGGGATCATTAGAAGATTTCCCCCTAATGACCGCCAGTTTCGGTATCTTAGGAGTTGGGGGTGGCGGCGAGGACGATGGTGTTGGCGGGAATGGGAGCAGAACGGATGGTACAACCTCACCCCCATAGACCATAGTGCACACAATAATGGCTTAACCTCTCAACTCTAGCATGCTACATTCTACACTTGTTACTTGTGCCATGACAACCATACGAGCATTTGTATACAGGGTTGGCTGTTTCAAACAAAACACAGCTAACTCATACTTAAGATTTCAAAGTAATACTTCTTccgcaaaataaaataaaaagtatcaAACTAATGTGAAAATATTCAATGTACATTAGAATGCCAGGCCTATCCTAGGCTACGACGGTTTTTCCCTTCTGATTCAAGCTCCTTGACATTGTCAACAACATGCTGAACTTTCTTCGACAGGTCTTGCGTATGTTCCTCAATGTGATTAAATAGAAGATCAACTATTTCTCTAAGTGCAGCAGACCGCTTTCTCTCGAGGAAGAGCTCGTTAGTTAACTCTGCAATCTTTGTCTTATCGTCCTGCAAACACACGACAgagtgaaaaaagaaaagaagcctATGGTAAATGAATTTCAGGTCATACTAATGCGATGCAACTGTCATGTCAACTTGTAGGCCTGTTCAATAATGTAACTCTCATATGAAGTCCCCAAAAATATGTCATTGAGCAACATGCGCAGCAGATACATTAAGAGCTCTgtaattcccaaaaatcccatttAATTGACCAAATTAAGTTGCAGAACCTCAATATAAGATTGTTTCAAGTCTAATATGAGTTAATATCCATgacgaaaacaaaaaattgcttAGAACAAATTAAAGTCAATAACAACTGTAAAAGATAACGATAACTTACCGGTACTTGATCATTGACCAGTCCTTTTAGAGCTTTGTTGGGAGTCAATGCATGAGTGTGCTCCCTAACGAACCATGTAACAACCCATTTCCCAACACTGAGTTTCTTGATGGACAGCATTGCCCTACAACCTACCCTAGTTTGAGCCCGAGGCTTTAGGGTCTTCTTGTCACGCCTGTCAGGCTTTCGGAAACCCTCTTTGTTGCATACCAATGTCCGCCCAATGACGGTTCCATCGTGTTTGGATCGATACATATCATTCATACGAGTAACGAAACCCATACGAGTGGCATAGGCATTATAAAATGCCAGTGCACTTTCTTGTGAGTCGAATTCCTGACCCACATACGGCTCATGTGGTTGGACTAGACTTGATCCATCTTTACAAGAATTTGGAGTCCtttgatcatcatcatcatcatcatcctgtCCAAAAAGATGACTCATATCTACAAGAGAAGTTCCTACCGATGCACCATCAGATTCACTGCAATAAATACATATTTACATCAAGTTGAGAAGCAATTATAATCGATGGAACTCTAAGGATCCATTCCTGCAGGCTGCAGCTAGTCTTCTAGTGCCAAATCACCCCTATTTCTTTATTCTATTCTATGAGCACTATCACTGCCTGTGGATTTCCCAAATCCGAATTCATGTATTTATCTAATAATATCTAAGCGGATTTAATTATGGATTATGGAACATCGGGAGGAATTGGAGGATGAAGCTCGAACAACACATTATACAATTTAAAAGAAATCAATTTCCATATTATTCCATGgttctaactaagaaaaacgaAGATTCCCAGAAGTAAAATCACAATCGCGCCCAGAAACTAAAAGGAAATTGCAAAACCCAATTCTATTGAATTGACAGAAAATCAATAAGGAAGCCTGAGTAATTGCATGTCAAACTTACTGAGTCATTGAATTTTTTGGAAGCCCCTCGAAATGCTGGCAGTGGTCGCTCAGATGCACACAGACAGCAACCCTTTTGTTTAAAGCGCCAAGCTCAGGCCCTCCGCGATAGGGAACTGGGAGAGGCTTTCTGGTATTTCCATATTTCgtcgaaataaaaaataaaaaatatctaCTTATTTTTAAGTTTCTCGCCGAAATATTGTTATGAAATATTTTGGTTGCTCAATAGATGATAAAATTGCTTTAGCATACtttataacattttttttttctaatagtCATGCAAAATATTTTgcgaaaacacaaaaaatatgggTCAACACTcatagtttttaattaatttgcaaatttctataaaaattataaaaacgatTTCTCTTCAGCTTCACCATATCGTAAGGTTTTGAAAATCTCGTATAAGAAATTTTCAGATATATTCTTATAGACGGAACAccattttgtaaatattttaagccctactattttttttttatacttatttttaagttttcaactTATATATTCTATAAAAAATACTTCGATGCTcaataaaaggtaaaactacTTTCAAATGGTTTATAACATTTTCCTTAATGCCCACACAATTTATTTAGCCAGAATACAAAATTCTATTGCTTTCACAAACATTGTGGGCTAATCAGTTTTGCCTTAAACCTTTCcttaattgtgacatcccacatcgcccaggggagtgatccttatatgtatattctcatccctacctagcacgaggcattttgggagctcactggcttctgGTTCTggaggaactccgaagttaagcgagaagggggctagagcaatcccatgatgggtgacccactgggaagttcttgtgtgggTTCCCacaaacaaaaccgtgaggaatGGTcgaagcccaaagcggacaatatcgtgctacggtggtggggcgggcccaggaagtggtccccccccagggcgggatgtgacaaatttggtatcagagctggTGTGCCGATGAAGACGTTGGgtccctaaagggggtggattgtgacatcccacgtcgctcaggggagtgatccttatatgtatattctcatccctacctagcacgaggccttttgggagcttactggcttcgggtttcgtaggaactccgaagttaagcgagaagggggctagagcaatcccatgatgggtgacccactgagaagttgctcgtgagttcccaaaaacaaaaccgtgagggaatggtaagcccaaagcggacaatattgtgctacggtggtggagtgggtccgggaagtggtcccccccgggccgggatgtgacattaataCTCACAATTTTTAATCagttttgtaaatttgtaaaaaaaccATTATAAAGCTTATTTCTTCTCATCTTTGCTGCACTGTGAGATTTTGAGATTCCACGTAGAACATTCTTGACATATTCCTATGTGTAGAACTTCCTTTTAGCAATGTTTTGGGccaatttttctatttatttataagttttcggtttaaatattttattaaaataattttgatgctcaataaatggtaaaaaaaCCGATTACAAATGGTTTGTAACGTTTTCTTAATGCTCACacaaaatattttgtgaaaatacaaaattcaaaatgttCACAAAAAATGTGGGATTTTAattggttttgtaattttttttgcaaaaacTATCATAAAATCTATTTCTTTTAATGTTCGTCACACCGTGAGCTTTTGAAATTTCACGTAGGAGTTTTTGGAAATATTCTTAGGGGCAGAAGACCGTTTTGTAAATGGTTAGGACCCCGCTAATTTTTTTCTacttgttttaaagttgttggCTTGAAtgtcctataaaaaaaaaaactttcgtCCAATAAATAGGAAATTCACCTTCGAATGGTTTATAACTTGCTATTTTCACGATCACGTAAAATATTTGGAAAAAACACGTCTCCCTTTGTCCGTAGGTCTTGACACAAGGTTATAATTCTAACTCTTCCAAAATGGTATCTCATTGATGGTTCGGACTTCTCAAAAGAGGGTCTTCTTTGCCTTCCACCTAAGCTACGCaggaaaaacccaaaaaatttacTATTAAATCGACATATCGGTAACATAACATGAAAATCTAATGAGAAAACAATTGTGAGATATCAAATCTACAAATTTTATAGAAATGTTTTATAGAAATTATGAGATattaaattgaaatgttttaaagatattataaaaaattaaaatcaacctGAAATCtaaaaaagtaaaatgtaatttaccctttatatTTATTTCGGATTGTACCTCTCCCTCAGGCTCCCCGCAGTGAAATAATAAACCCCAACAAAAGCACCAAGGGGATCCCCCTTGTGTCATTCGAGGACAAATCCTTTTACCTCAATGCCTACACAACCCTTTTGCATTTATGGGACAGTGCCAACTCCAAcactattctctctctctctctctctctctctctctctctctctctctctctctctctctctctctctctctctctgcaggTAGGCAGGCGGGCGGGCATGAATATGAGATGACTAATCCTCAGCCCAGACTGATCAATTAGTAAGTATTATGGACCCGGCTTTCATGGCCTTCTATTTCCTATACATtcctatttctttttattttatgttattatgATCAGGTCACATCAATAttgtatattgatttttttataaagataataagataaaaagtaataatgatataaaatattaacgtgtcTTAATCTTGATCGTACAAATAGAAGAAAATAAGAATGTACGGAAACTGAGCGGGCATAGTAACCAGGTCCAAGTATTATTCCAGGCAGGTCAGGCAGGGATCAGCACGGCAGAATCTTGactattctctcattttctcttctaccatttactttcttttttttttttttttggaaaccaaATACCATATCATAAATAGGCCTACGGAGAGGCAAACATAATAACAATACCAAGCAGTGTCAAGGGATAAACCACACCGACCCCTCCACCAAGTAGAGGCGTCACCCCCATCACCACCCTAACCCATTAATGAGGGCAAGGTAATCCGTCATTGTTCAATACATAGACCAACGAAGATGGGGGCCTAACGACCCAAACAACATCACTCATCTCCGAAAAACCAATCGATGCAATCTTGTGAGCCACGCCATTAGCAGACCGTGGCACCCAAGACCATCGGCAATCAAAGaaatcccccccccccaactgTTTAACCCGAGCCAGCATCGGGTATGCCTCCCAACTACCCATAGACAGCGAGCTAGAAAGACATTTAATCGCATCCAAGGAGTCCGATTCCAGAATTACATACCTTACACCCAGCTCTGCACCGAGCCTGCACCCGTGCAACAACGCAGAAGCCTCCACTGCTGCAGCAGAAGGAGCAGTAATAGGATGCCGCGCAGCAGCCACGAACTTACTCTCCATGTCCCTCACAATCAATCCAACAAAACCCTTTTTTGATGCTTTGGACCAGCTAGCATCCACATTTATCTTCACAAAAGGGTAGGTCGGAGCGCACCATCTCGTAACTTGAATGTTCCTCCTTCCGTCACCCCCTCCTCTATCCCCATCCTTTGTCTTTGCACTAATAAACGAGCTCACCGCCGCAGAGACAGCAGCCAGGACCTTTAACGGGTTAATGGGCACCcctttaaaaacaaaatcacaGCGAGCCTTCCAAATGCACCAACaggtaaaaacaatataagatTGTCTCCACATTATATCTCCAGAGTTGCATAAATTTGGAGAGAAAACCCCCTGAATCCAGTCCGACaaagaagggagagaaagaCGATCCATTTTATAACCCAATGCCCCTCCAAACCAAATTGGCTCAACCCAAGAGCAGGAAAGGAAAATGTGCTCAATGGTTTCATCATGGCAGCAGCAAATAGGACAAGAAGAGGTTTGAGAGGACCTTCGTCGGAACAGTGCCTCCCGAGTAGGAAGACAATTATGAACAGTAAGCCACAAGAAATGCCGTAACTTGGGGGGCACCTCCAGCTTCCAGATCACCTTCCAAAACGCTTTGGGAACCCCACGAACAGAAGGCCGACGCAAATCCCTTCTCGCCAGCGATCTTCCTTGCAGCCATCTGTATCCTGACTTGACCGAATAAGAGCCGTTCTTACTCGTATCCTATATAAGTCTATCTTTACGACTTAAATCTCCAAGAGGCGTCTCCTCAATCGCCTGCATAGCCTTCCCCGATATGAAAGGCTGTAAAAAGTTAATATTCCACCGCCCCGACTCCAGACAGATAAGTGCACTGACCCTTAAACTGGGAGTAACCGCAACCTGGCCAACCGGCTCCGGGTGTCCAAGGGGCAAGGATGGAAGCCACCTATCCTGCCACACCCGCACCTCCTGACCACCCAAGATCTGCCAATGTGAGCCCTCCCTAATCAGGTCCCTGCCACAGATGAGGCTGCTCCACGCCCAAGAGGCCCGCCCCCTTCTTTGCATCCCAGATCGAGCTATGTGGAAAATACCGAGCTTTAATCACCTTAGCCCATAGCGAATCCGGTTCCGTGATTAAACGCCAGCATTGTTTAGCAAGCAGAGCATCATTAAATTCCTGAAAATTTCTGAAGCCTAAACCACCCATGTCTTTTGGCAAACCCAAAACCTCATTTGAAACCCAGTGAATCTTGTGGGCTCCTTCCTTGCATCCCCACCAAAACCCAGCCACCAACGCATCCAATTCCTTACAAACAGTGGCTGGGAATTTGAAAATGCACATTGGGTATGCCGGGATAGCTTGGATAACAGCCTTAATTAAAACCTCTTTACCGGCACGGGAAAGAGTATTTTGTTTCCACCCTTGTAGCTTTTCCATTACTCTTCCTTTTACATAAGCAAGACCACGCTTTTTTGACCGACCCCATATGGTAGGGACCCCCAAATATGTTCCCGGATTGATTACTACCTTCATATCAAGGGCGTTCCCCATCTGCTCAGCATTCACCTTCGGAACGTTAGCCCCAAAAAATACACTGGATTTCTCCAAATTTACCTTCTGCCCCGACGCCACACAAAAATTGTCCAGCAGATGTCTTAAATTCCCGCAATTTTTCATATCAGCCCGCAAAAACAGAAGGGTATCATCCGCAAAGAAGAGGTGAGAAATCACGGGTCCGGATCCACCTATCTTGACACCCTCCAACCTCCTTTGGTCAACCGCACCCTGAATCAGTTTGGAAAGAACTTCCCCCaccaagataaataaataaggagaaagaggaTCCCCCTGACGGAGACCCCGCGAGGGAGCAAAGGACTTTCCAGCCTGCCCATTTAGGAGAACAGCGAACTTCACAGACGAAACACAACCACTAATTAACGATCTCCATCTACTGCAAAAACCCATTCTTTCCATTACCGCATCCAAAAAATCCCATTCAACCCTATCATACGCCTTCTGCATATCAAGTTTAATCCCCATTTCAAATCTATTCCGAGCTTTCCTTCCCTTCAGATAATGAAACATCTCATGGGCTATGCCAATACAATCCTGAATTTGTCTACCCGTCACAAAAGCATTCTGAGAAGGAGAGATGATTTTAGGTAATAATACCTTCAACCGGTTAGCAAGAATCTTTGATAGAATTTTGTACGAGTAGTTGCACAGGCTAATCGGTCTGAATTGCGACACAACTTCCGGATTCGGGACTTTGGGAATCAGCACCACATGAGTCTGATTTATCAAACTCGAACCCGCAGCATCCTGAATCAAATCTCTAACCAAAGCAGAAACACCCTCCCGCACAATCTCCCAGTATGTCTGATAAAATATCCCCTGGAAACCATCGGGGCCAGGAGCCTTCAGCCCTCCCATATTCCCAGCCGCCGCCTTTATCTCCTCCTCCGTGACTGGTGCAATTAGCGCCTCATTCATTTCTGGCGAGACCGATGGATTAATGCAATCTAGGAGCGACCCCCAGTTACGATCCCCTGCCGAGCTAAAAACTGAAGTGAAGTGATTATCCACCAATTGACGCACCTGAGCCGGACTCTCCACCCAGTTCCCATTCTCATCCCTAAGCTTCACTATCTTATTTCTCCTCTGCCTCTGAAGGGTTGAAGAGTGAAAAAACTGAGTGTTAGCATCCCCCTCCCTCAACCATTTTACCCTCGATCGCTGGCACCAATAACTCTCCTCTTGGAGTCTTAACTCATCAATCCGCCGAGATATTTCCCTTATCTCATCATAGTTTGGACCCCAGTCCCGCTGGAGCAAATCTAACTGGGAAAGAAGATCATGGATCCTGCTACCTCGCCCCATAAACTTAGTGTGATTCCACCTGCTTAAACGATAGCGGCAATCGTTTAAAGATCTCACCCACCTGTACACAGGGCTGCCATTATGCCGCCGATCCCAGCACTTTTCCACCAAATTCTTACACTCTTCCTCCGAGACCCAATACGCTTCAAACCTGAACATCTTCCTTCCTTTCTGCCCTTCAATATTGGAAATAAGAATAACTGGGCAGTGGTCCGATGATAAAACCGTGTCATGCATAACTTGGGAGTTCGGCCAGAGTTGCTGCCACTTCTCATTCGCCATGACCCTATCTAACCTCTCCTCCACCCAATCCCCTTTTCTCATCCCTCTCCACGTAAAGGCCGGCCCATTGAAACCCAAATCCATCAACTGAGAGGAAGACATAAACTCTTCTAAGAACCTAGGCCTGTTGTACAAAACCTCAACTCCACCAGACTTCTCATGATCCCACAAGAATTCGTTGAAGTCCCCGCCACAAATCCAAGGAATGTCCGTGGGGGTAAAGTGGTTAACCATCCATTCCCAAAACAGATTTTTCTCACCTCTATACGGCGTTTCATACACACCCGTAATCCGACTCCAATGCATTTGCCCTTTAATTCTCATCACAGCATCAATAATATGCTTGGACGAATAGATAATATTAACCTCCAGATTGTCCTCCCACCACAAGCTCAATCCTCCAGAACTTCCAACTGGCGAAAcatcaaagccatgaacataacCCAACCTCCTCCTCACCCCTAGAATTCTATGATCTTTCATCTTAGTCTCCGATAAAAAGATCATAGAGGGTCTCTTTTTGCGAATAAGCCCATGAAGAGCCCTGACTGTCGTGTTCGACCCTAGCCCACGACAGTTCCAGAAGATATAACTCATGGCTGGCCTGCGGCTGTTGAAGGCCAGCCGCCACCGCCCCGAGCCCACTTGCCCGCCTTCCGTGTCACCATTCTACCTTTATCAAAGTCCGACCCCCCTTCCATTACATCCTGTCTTCCAgtattctcacttatttcttccttattttcctccgcCGTACGGTTCGCTCTTTCCATCGTTAGCCCTCCATCCTTGCTGTTTAACCTCCTTCCTATCTCTGCCTCCCTACCTTGGCAGTTCTCCTCTGTAACCGGGCCCTTGAGTTTCTTCTGTGGAGCTTGAGTGAGCACCAAATCCTGTGCTTCCCCACTTCTTTTACTGCCCCAGATTGGGTCCTCACCCTGGGCGGACAGAGTGTCATTGCCCCCTGGACATCGCCCGATTGTCCTTCACCCACTGTTTTGATGCTTTCCATTTCAGAGCAGGAAGACGAATCCTCTCCCTCCCCCCGCATTCTTCTACGCCATTTTTTTTACCTGTGCCACGACTCTGAGATGCTCCCCCAGTCTCAGTGGTTTGATTACTCTCCATTCTTTGTGAGTTTGACATCCGTAATCTACCTTGATTCTGTGCAGACATGATACCCGGTCCGCGCACCGCCCCAGCCTGCCGGCGTTCCCCCCTGCCCACACACTCCACTCTCGTTGGTATCACCACTTCTCTTATCGGCGGCGCCTTAATCCACTCTCCATACGCTACCTCCCCTTCTCCAGGCATCTCAGCGGAGCATTCTGTATTGATATGCCCAATCCGTCCACACTTGTAGCAGAAATCTTGAAGCCGTTCATACCGAAATTCCACCCAGGTTTCCTTATTTGACTCCCTTCGAATCCAACAACCTTTGAATAATGGCTTCTCCGTATCAACTAAGGTTCTTACTCGTACAAATCCACGAGCGTGTCCGGGATCCTCCATGACTATAAATTTCCCAGCCTCTTTGATTACACGCTGAACATTCTCAACAGAGGCTAAGCCCAGCGGGATTCCCCTTATTTGAGTCCAAAATGGAACAGCATTCAACTCCAACTCCTCTAAGGCGAGCTCCGGAGGCCATTTCACGACCGAGAACACCTTCTTCATCACTGCCCAGGGGACCTGCTCAATGATCTTTGAAGCCACATTTTCATCTTTGACCGCAATAATAAATACATTCTCCCTTACCCATTTTATTTCCACCTCACCCAATTCTTTCCAAGCCGCTCTAAGAATATTCCTGACTCCCCTTTGTTCACTGGTTTCTGCGTAAATACTTTCCCAACCAATTTAACTCCCTGCTCCATAGTTGATAACTCCAGTGTTTGGTTCAGTTGAACCACCAGTTCATCCACCCCACTAGTCGCCATCACACTGTAACACCTCTGCCCCACTCGCCCAGCCTGAGACGTAGAAGAAACCTTTACTTTCTGTAAACAACCTCAGACCACACTTATAAGCCACCCAGTATACCAGCTAATCCCTTTCTTCAACTCGGctaaaaaaatcaacacaacTATGGTATCCACAGCAATGCAACCAATCGACCAACCTTACTGGTGGTACACCACTCCTCCCAATCGCTGCAGCCTCCACTCCCCAACCAAAGTGGATCGGAGTTATCACCCCTGCAATAATCAAAGGTCTCAGCAGATCGATGGCATCAAAAGTCTCAAAGGCAGTGTATGACCTTTCTACCGAAACTACTCATCCATCGGCCTCATTTTTCTCTCTGAGGCTTAGACCTCATTCATACGCCCGAAAGACCAGTCCTCTTTTTAGACTCCCATAATCAGAAACCACCCactcatacacacacacacacacacaccctcaaGATGGATCACTCATTCCATTCCTCTCTCGGATCACCCCAGCAATCCCCATCACCCTCGATACTGAAATTGTCAAAATATGAAACCCCACCCCTGTCCACCTACAGACCCAGCCCCCGCAACCCAGACTGACATACTTTATGATTCCCACTCCAATCACAGCGCCCACCCCAGTACCCCCAAAGAGAGTCACCCTAAATTGATAAAACCCCAACCCACCCCAGTGCCCATC from Pyrus communis chromosome 9, drPyrComm1.1, whole genome shotgun sequence harbors:
- the LOC137745206 gene encoding protein FAR1-RELATED SEQUENCE 5-like, with the translated sequence MTHESDGASVGTSLVDMSHLFGQDDDDDDDQRTPNSCKDGSSLVQPHEPYVGQEFDSQESALAFYNAYATRMGFVTRMNDMYRSKHDGTVIGRTLVCNKEGFRKPDRRDKKTLKPRAQTRVGCRAMLSIKKLSVGKWVVTWFVREHTHALTPNKALKGLVNDQVPDDKTKIAELTNELFLERKRSAALREIVDLLFNHIEEHTQDLSKKVQHVVDNVKELESEGKNRRSLG
- the LOC137745204 gene encoding ycf20-like protein yields the protein MNLSHLVSCFGLIIAASETKPCHCHCLPTTGTCSLQSSMASNFLASRIGTAPPLENQIPERSYVALATCMIHNCCSEPTFFMVQTSKIRIKSLPFPQRSFQSTRRQWRIAFALDTGGVPDEGGQGGINGNNSNLNATRLGRIVTAGGRQLLEKLNLARRNFPMKIFLLLLGFYTANALATILGQTGDWDVLVAGIVVAAIEGIGMLMYRKPPSQSSGRLKSFVMMVNYWKAGVCLGLFVDAFKLGS
- the LOC137745356 gene encoding uncharacterized protein → MAARKIAGEKGFASAFCSWGSQSVLEGDLEAGGAPQVTARCDFVFKGVPINPLKVLAAVSAAVSSFISAKTKDGDRGGGDGRRNIQVTRWCAPTYPFVKINVDASWSKASKKGFVGLIVRDMESKFVAAARHPITAPSAAAVEASALLHGCRLGAELGVRYVILESDSLDAIKCLSSSLSMGSWEAYPMLARVKQLGGGDFFDCRWSWVPRSANGVAHKIASIGFSEMSDVVWVVRPPSSLVYVLNNDGLPCPH